One part of the Glycine soja cultivar W05 chromosome 11, ASM419377v2, whole genome shotgun sequence genome encodes these proteins:
- the LOC114374155 gene encoding protein ABSCISIC ACID-INSENSITIVE 5-like isoform X1, with amino-acid sequence MALALVIDIRNGVSSSRATSTSENGAVVLNKKEKERNQEEHMVVPESEMNSQNEVESPLQLEQQQQQHNNKNDPFSSLGRQSSSIYSLTLDEFQHTLWESGKNFGSMNMDEFLSSIWSAEENQVLNNSVSNNNNNMNNLSLEALTEKGVIRKQPSLPRQGSLTLPAPLCRKTVDEVWSEIHKGQQSQQQQQQQQNNNTNNNCGGGSNNNNVQNTESAPRQPTFGEMTLEDFLVKAGVVREQGGMAAMPAMPAQASAHQHMQQYGMYANNNPTMGASFVGRPVMGMAGGVDVGGGGGGNVVAPPYQAVPQGGVGGAIGDSSGYAGNGKRDVGYPPAAVPPPGVCFGGRVLNGGGGYAAVSNMGMVAPVSPVSPEGIGTGENSGGQFGMDISVLRGRKRVLDGPVEKVVERRQRRMIKNRESAARSRARKQAYTVELEAELNQLKEENGQLKLALADLERRRKQQCLEEVNGRVQTNAQKAKKKLRSLRKTLSCPL; translated from the exons ATGGCATTGGCGTTAGTGATAGACATAAGAAATGGAGTCTCTAGTTCTCGCGCAACATCCACAAGCGAGAATGGTGCCGTTGTCTTGAA caaaaaagaaaaggagagaaatcaaGAAGAACATATGGTGGTGCCTGAGTCTGAGATGAATTCCCAAAACGAGGTCGAATCGCCGCTACAATTggagcagcagcaacaacaacacaacaacaagaacGATCCATTTTCATCACTGGGAAGACAATCTTCTTCGATATACTCCCTCACCCTTGACGAGTTCCAGCACACGCTATGGGAGAGTGGCAAGAACTTCGGGTCCATGAACATGGACGAGTTCCTCAGCAGCATATGGAGTGCAGAAGAGAATCAAGTTTTGAACAATTCCGTctctaacaacaacaacaacatgaaCAACTTGTCTTTAGAAGCTTTGACAGAGAAAGGGGTGATAAGGAAGCAACCAAGCCTTCCTCGGCAAGGTTCTCTAACACTTCCTGCACCCTTGTGTAGGAAAACAGTGGACGAGGTTTGGTCTGAGATACACAAAGGACAACAatctcagcaacaacaacagcaacagcaaaACAATAACACTAACAACAATTGTGGCGGtggtagtaataataataatgtgcaGAATACCGAATCTGCCCCTCGCCAACCTACCTTTGGAGAGATGACTTTGGAGGATTTCTTGGTTAAAGCTGGGGTAGTTAGGGAACAAGGTGGAATGGCTGCAATGCCTGCCATGCCTGCTCAAGCTTCAGCACATCAACATATGCAGCAGTATGGCATGTATGCAAATAACAACCCTACAATGGGGGCTTCTTTTGTCGGTAGGCCGGTAATGGGGATGGCGGGTGGCGTCGATGTcggtggcggtggtggtgggAATGTGGTTGCACCGCCTTACCAGGCTGTGCCTCAGGGTGGTGTTGGTGGTGCAATTGGGGATTCTTCTGGGTATGCTGGAAATGGAAAGAGGGATGTTGGGTATCCACCGGCGGCGGTGCCGCCACCGGGGGTTTGCTTTGGAGGGAGGGTGTTGAATGGTGGCGGTGGCTATGCGGCAGTGAGTAACATGGGAATGGTGGCGCCAGTGAGCCCGGTTTCACCGGAGGGGATTGGAACCGGCGAAAACTCTGGTGGTCAGTTCGGGATGGACATTAGTGTATTGAGAGGGAGAAAGAGGGTGTTGGATGGTCCTGTGGAGAAGGTGGTAGAGAGAAGGCAGAGGAGGATGATCAAGAACAGAGAATCAGCAGCCAGATCTAGAGCAAGAAAACAG GCATACACTGTTGAATTAGAAGCAGAATTAAACCAATTGAAAGAAGAGAACGGGCAACTTAAACTAGCTCTG GCTGATCTTGAGAGGAGAAGAAAGCAACAG TGTTTGGAGGAAGTGAACGGGAGAGTTCAAACCAACGCTCAGAAGGCCAAAAAGAAATTGAGATCATTGAGAAAGACCCTAAGTTGCCCTTTATGA
- the LOC114374155 gene encoding protein ABSCISIC ACID-INSENSITIVE 5-like isoform X2: MVVPESEMNSQNEVESPLQLEQQQQQHNNKNDPFSSLGRQSSSIYSLTLDEFQHTLWESGKNFGSMNMDEFLSSIWSAEENQVLNNSVSNNNNNMNNLSLEALTEKGVIRKQPSLPRQGSLTLPAPLCRKTVDEVWSEIHKGQQSQQQQQQQQNNNTNNNCGGGSNNNNVQNTESAPRQPTFGEMTLEDFLVKAGVVREQGGMAAMPAMPAQASAHQHMQQYGMYANNNPTMGASFVGRPVMGMAGGVDVGGGGGGNVVAPPYQAVPQGGVGGAIGDSSGYAGNGKRDVGYPPAAVPPPGVCFGGRVLNGGGGYAAVSNMGMVAPVSPVSPEGIGTGENSGGQFGMDISVLRGRKRVLDGPVEKVVERRQRRMIKNRESAARSRARKQAYTVELEAELNQLKEENGQLKLALADLERRRKQQCLEEVNGRVQTNAQKAKKKLRSLRKTLSCPL, translated from the exons ATGGTGGTGCCTGAGTCTGAGATGAATTCCCAAAACGAGGTCGAATCGCCGCTACAATTggagcagcagcaacaacaacacaacaacaagaacGATCCATTTTCATCACTGGGAAGACAATCTTCTTCGATATACTCCCTCACCCTTGACGAGTTCCAGCACACGCTATGGGAGAGTGGCAAGAACTTCGGGTCCATGAACATGGACGAGTTCCTCAGCAGCATATGGAGTGCAGAAGAGAATCAAGTTTTGAACAATTCCGTctctaacaacaacaacaacatgaaCAACTTGTCTTTAGAAGCTTTGACAGAGAAAGGGGTGATAAGGAAGCAACCAAGCCTTCCTCGGCAAGGTTCTCTAACACTTCCTGCACCCTTGTGTAGGAAAACAGTGGACGAGGTTTGGTCTGAGATACACAAAGGACAACAatctcagcaacaacaacagcaacagcaaaACAATAACACTAACAACAATTGTGGCGGtggtagtaataataataatgtgcaGAATACCGAATCTGCCCCTCGCCAACCTACCTTTGGAGAGATGACTTTGGAGGATTTCTTGGTTAAAGCTGGGGTAGTTAGGGAACAAGGTGGAATGGCTGCAATGCCTGCCATGCCTGCTCAAGCTTCAGCACATCAACATATGCAGCAGTATGGCATGTATGCAAATAACAACCCTACAATGGGGGCTTCTTTTGTCGGTAGGCCGGTAATGGGGATGGCGGGTGGCGTCGATGTcggtggcggtggtggtgggAATGTGGTTGCACCGCCTTACCAGGCTGTGCCTCAGGGTGGTGTTGGTGGTGCAATTGGGGATTCTTCTGGGTATGCTGGAAATGGAAAGAGGGATGTTGGGTATCCACCGGCGGCGGTGCCGCCACCGGGGGTTTGCTTTGGAGGGAGGGTGTTGAATGGTGGCGGTGGCTATGCGGCAGTGAGTAACATGGGAATGGTGGCGCCAGTGAGCCCGGTTTCACCGGAGGGGATTGGAACCGGCGAAAACTCTGGTGGTCAGTTCGGGATGGACATTAGTGTATTGAGAGGGAGAAAGAGGGTGTTGGATGGTCCTGTGGAGAAGGTGGTAGAGAGAAGGCAGAGGAGGATGATCAAGAACAGAGAATCAGCAGCCAGATCTAGAGCAAGAAAACAG GCATACACTGTTGAATTAGAAGCAGAATTAAACCAATTGAAAGAAGAGAACGGGCAACTTAAACTAGCTCTG GCTGATCTTGAGAGGAGAAGAAAGCAACAG TGTTTGGAGGAAGTGAACGGGAGAGTTCAAACCAACGCTCAGAAGGCCAAAAAGAAATTGAGATCATTGAGAAAGACCCTAAGTTGCCCTTTATGA
- the LOC114375386 gene encoding germin-like protein subfamily 3 member 2: MFSENTLWLMLAIFSLSASITLASDPDPVQDFCISNPIFGAIKTSHDMHYILPCKNSSEATTEDFVFSGLKKATGNFSDTGLAVVSASPTNFPGLNTLGLSFVRADIEVGGINPPHFHPRATELVHVVQGKVYSGFVDSNNRVFARVLEQGEIMVLPKGLVHFMMNVGDEPATLFGSFNSQNPGIQKIPSAVFGSGIDEELLQKAFGLSSKQIGTLRKKFDPKTAR, encoded by the exons ATGTTTTCAGAAAACACCCTTTGGCTTATGCTTGCTATTTTCTCCCTTAGTGCTTCCATCACACTGGCCTCTGACCCTGATCCAGTCCAAGACTTCTGCATATCAAACCCAATATTTGGTGCCATCAAAACATCACATGACATGCACTACATTCTCCCATGCAAGAACTCCTCCGAAGCCACCACTGAGGACTTTGTCTTTTCAGGACTCAAAAAAGCCACAGGGAACTTCTCAGACACAGGCCTAGCTGTGGTGTCAGCAAGCCCTACCAATTTTCCAGGACTCAACACTCTAGGCTTGTCTTTTGTGCGAGCCGACATCGAAGTTGGGGGCATCAATCCACCCCATTTTCACCCGAGAGCCACGGAGCTAGTTCATGTGGTGCAAGGAAAAGTGTACTCAG GTTTTGTTGATTCCAACAATAGGGTGTTTGCTAGAGTACTTGAGCAAGGAGAGATCATGGTGCTCCCTAAAGGGCTAGTGCACTTCATGATGAACGTTGGCGATGAGCCTGCCACATTGTTTGGAAGCTTCAATAGCCAAAACCCTGGTATTCAGAAGATACCTTCTGCTGTGTTTGGCTCAGGGATTGATGAGGAGCTTCTACAGAAGGCTTTTGGATTGAGTTCTAAGCAGATTGGGACCTTGAGGAAAAAATTTGATCCCAAGACAGCAAGGTAG